In Choloepus didactylus isolate mChoDid1 chromosome 18, mChoDid1.pri, whole genome shotgun sequence, a single genomic region encodes these proteins:
- the PPM1E gene encoding protein phosphatase 1E, whose amino-acid sequence MAGYSPEEKTYRRFLELFLGEFRGPCGGGEPEPEPEPELEPEPELIAAEAAEATVEEQGEEAATLAATEEGEQEQDPEPEKEAVEEVAAEGEEEEVEEAVAAPGRSTVSPLPPQPQLPPLPPLPRPLSERITREEVEGESLDLCLQQLYKYW is encoded by the exons ATGGCCGGCTACAGCCCTGAGGAGAAAACTTACCGGCGCTTCCTAGAGCTGTTTCTGGGCGAGTTTCGCGGACCGTGTGGCGGCGGCGAGCCAGAGCCAGAACCTGAACCCGAGTTGGAGCCGGAGCCCGAACTGATAGCGGCTGAGGCGGCGGAGGCTACGGTCGAGGAACAGGGGGAAGAGGCGGCGACGCTGGCCGCGACGGAGGAGGGGGAGCAGGAGCAAGACCCGGAGCCCGAGAAGGAGGCAGTGGAGGAGGTGGCGGCTGAGggcgaggaggaggaggtggaggaagcGGTGGCAGCCCCTGGGCGGTCGACCGTGTCGCCGCTGCCGCCGCAGCCCCAGCTGCCGCCTCTGCCCCCGCTCCCGCGGCCACTGTCCGAGCGCATCACCCGCGAGGAGGTGGAGGGCGAAAGCCTGGACCTGTGCCTGCAGCAGCTCTACAAATA CTGGTGA